The genomic window TCCACTGTTCCCAGCTGTCAATATCTTCAAGTTCAGGCAATAAATGATAGCTGTATCCTGAATTTTTTATTCTATTAATAGTTTCCCTCAGGACATTTGAAGTGCTCCATTCTATATTTTCAAATATATCCGGATGATGGGCTCTCATTCCGATTAAATAATAACCTCCATCGCATGCAGGCCCAATCACAAAATCCACTTCATTTAATTTCAGGAATGCCTTATCTACAATTTCTGAAGTCAGATAGGGGCAATCACTGCCAATTATAACTGCTGCACGATGATCCGAGAGACATTCACTTATTGCTCCTGACATCCTTGCGCCTAAATCATGACCGTACTGAAGCCTTTTAACTGCTTCTTTTAACGCTTCAAAATCATGAGGAATGTGATCACTAAAGTACAGGTAAGTACTCGCCTCCAATTGATAAATCAATTCAATAGTTCTCTTTGTCAGCTCTGAATATACTTCTAATGCTGTACGATCATCCGTCGTGGCAGCAATTCTCGTTTTGACCTTGCCGGCTATCGCGTTTTTTAAAAAAACGACCAATGCAATTTCAGACTTTTCCATTTTCTACACGACACTCGTACAATAATTGCTTAATTTCGCTGTTCACATTCCGCTACATGCTTGCGAAATTACAAAACTACATCAACGGTTCTCATCAACCTCCTCTTAAGGAGAATTATATGGACAATACCAATCCTGCAACAGGAGAAATCATTTCATTAATTCCGATATCTGACGCATTGGATGTGGATATGGCTGTACGCTCTGCCCGACAAGCTGCACAGAGTTGGAAGTCTAGTTCAGGAGAGCTGCGGTTTCGTATTCTCTCTCGCATCGCTGACCTCATCGATCGGGATATAGAAGCGCTTGCTCTTGCCGAAACAAATGACACAGGCAAACCTCTGCACGTATCACGCAGCGTAGATATACCTCGAGCAGCGTCAAATTTCAGGTTTTTTGCAACTGCAGCCATGCAGTTTTCGTCCGAAAGCCACTGGATGCCGGGAAAAGCAATCAATTATACACTGCGACAACCCATAGGTATAGTAGCTTGTATCTCGCCTTGGAATCTTCCTCTCTATTTATTCTCGTGGAAAATAGCACCGGCTCTTGCTGCGGGAAATTGTGTTATCAGCAAACCTTCCGAACTCAGTCCGACAACTGCAATGATGTTAGGCAAGATTTGTACAGAAGCTGGTTTGCCTTCCGGAGTTCTCAACATTATTCTGGGCGATGGGCCCACAACAGGTCAAGCTATCATCGATCATGAGGACATTTCAGCCATTTCATTCACGGGTGGCACAAAAACCGGCGCTCATATCGCTACTCAAGCTGCCCCTAGATTCAAAAAACTCAGTTTGGAATTGGGTGGTAAAAATCCATGCATCATTTTTGAAGATTGCGACTACGAATTGACTCTCAGAGAAGTGCAGCGGCTTAGTTTTTCCAATCAGGGCCAAATCTGCCTTTGTGGAAGTCGTATCCTGATTCAGGAATCTATCTACAACAAATTTCGCGATGACCTGGTGAGCAGGATTCAAGCACTTCGGATTGGAGATCCTTTGATTGCCGAAACACAAATCGGTTCGGTGATCTCGTCGGCACATGCAGAAAAAGTAATGTCCTATATCTCTCTGGCACAGCAAGAAGGTGGCAAGATATTGTGCGGAGGCAGCAGATATCAAGTTGAAGGCAGATGCAGCAATGGAAATTTCATCAGACCAACAATTCTGGAAAATTTGGGACCGAATTGTCGTACTAACATGGAAGAGATATTTGGGCCGGTCATCAGTTTGCAAGTCTTCAAAGATGAGGAAGAGGCTTTACAATTGGCGAATGCGAGTCGATACGGATTAGCTTCTACTGTATGGACAAGTGATCTTCAAAAAGCACACAGAATGGCAGAAAAATTGAATACAGGAATAGTGTGGATAAATTGTTGGTTGCTCAGAGATCTCAGGACGCCATTTGGAGGAATGAACGACTCCGGGGTGGGAAGAGAAGGAGGATGGGAGGCCATGAAATTTTTTACTGAAGCCAAAAACGTCTGCATAAAAACAGAACGAAATTCTTGAGCTGCCAAGTAAAATTTAATCAGTAAAAACAAACATTACTTTGCTGCTTTTATATGTGCATCATCACCAAAGAAGGTGCAATTCCAAAGAGGATTAGAATTAAAGTCAAAACTAACAACACACTATTGTATCTCCAGGACACTGACCAGCTATGGTCACCACTCGGTGATGCAATCGCGTTGATGATCTTGAAATAATAATAAACTGAGATTACCGCGGCAACTAAGGCTACAAATGCCAATGATAGAAATCCCAGACCAACAGCTTCACGCAAAACTAAAAATTTGGCCATAAAGCCCGCAGTCAAAGGACCACCACCAAGAGAAATCAGGGCTATAATCATTAAAATTCCCAGCAATGGATTTGCTTTGAGTAAACCACCGAAAGAATCTAAATGATCGGATCCTGACTGTCGTTCAACAAAATGTGTAATTAAAAAAGTAATCAATGATGCAGCACCGTATGCAATCAAGTAATAAATCAGAATTTTTTCAGTTTGTGGTGTAATTTTTAATACTGCAATCAGAATAAAACCTGCTTGTACGATCCCGGAATAAGCTAAGATCCTCTTTACACTCGTCTGATTGTAAGCCATGATATTTCCAACAACAATAGTCACTAATGCAATTAATAATAAAAACCAAAATACCCATTCCGGTAAAGTAGCGGAAGACAATTTGAGATATTGCAACAGTGCTCCGAATCCTGCAATTTTCACAATGGATGACATGATCGCTGTAAAAATTGTCGGTGTACCTTCATACACGTCAGGTGCCCAAAAATGAAATGGTACCAAGGCTATTTTAAATGCCAGCCCACTTAAAACAAACAATACTCCTATCTGGTAGAATTTATCCATTCCGGGCAACACATTGCCAAAACTGAGACTTCCCGTGCTTGCGTAAATAGCGCCGATTCCAAATAACAATATAGCACTTGCAAATGAGCCCATGATAAAATACTTAATAGCAGCTTCATTTGATGTGATACGCCTCCTGTCTGCACCTGCCAATACATACATAGAAATAGATAAAATTTCTATACCCAGAAACATCATTATAAAATTCTGGTATGATACCATGATCATACCACCGATGAGCGCCAGCAGGAACAAACCTGTAATATCCCCAAGTTCTTCGTTACCGCGTTGCCTGAATTGATGCAAAAAAGGAATTATACACAATGCAAAAACAAACTGCAAAATGCAGAGAACAAAAGAAGTCAAATCAAAATGCAGCATGCCTGTTAATATAGATGTCTCAGTCCATTCCGGATAATGCATTGCCACCAAACTTGCAACCAATGCCAACATAGCCACCGGTAATATCAATCCCCTTTGTCTGGCAAATCCCAAAAACAAAATCAGTACAGCTGCAACGGTTAATATAATGATTGTGAGCATAATAATTGTCCGAATTAATATTTAAAATATTCGCCAAATTGTCCAATCGCGTAGGCAGTCAAATCTATCCATTTGCTTGGAAAGAATCCCAACGCAATCACCAACACGGTCAGTACTATAAAAATGTAATCTTCTTGTAATGATAACTGGAAGTTTTGATATCTTTCGTCATGACGTTTTCCAAACATCGATCTCTGATAGCACTGCAACATATAAACGGCACCGTAAATGATCGTTAATCCTGCAAATGCTCCAGCAATTTTATTGAATTTGGTGACATTGGTTATCATGATAAATTCACCGATAAAACCACTAGTTAGAGGTAAGCCAATCGCAGCGAGCACCAGGATAAAATAATATGTCGCGAATCTAGGCTGAACCCTGGCCATACCTGAGTTTGCATCGAGATTATCGCTACCAGTTTTCCTTTGAAAAACGTCTGCTACAAAGAATAAGCCAGCTATCGCGATACCATGTGCGAGAATTTGAAAAATGGCACCTTTGTATGCTTCTTCGTAAACAGTCAATGTGCCCGCCACCAACAAACTCATGTGTGACATAGAGGCATATGCCAATAGTCTGCTCAAATTTGTCTGCCTCCAAGCCACCACTGCACCATAAACTACTCCTACAACACAAATTACGATCAAATAAAAACTGAGCTTTGGAATAACGTCCTGTGTAATAAAATTAAATCTTAAAAAACCAAAGACACCCATCTTAGAAAGAAGTGCGGCGATGAGAATTACACTGGGTTTGTCTGCCTGCTCATACAAATTAACCTGCCATGTGTGAAATGGAAAAACTGGTGCTTTGATACCAAATGCAATAAAAAATACAATTGCCATCCAGTACTGGTGTTGTACAGGAAAATGGTTATTGTACAAAAAGCTCCAGCTGGTCATCAGATTTATTCCGACAAAAGAATAAATGTAAAATATTGCAGCCAGCAAGAGAAAGCTCCCAAATACTGTATAAATAAAAAACGTAAATACTGCTTTCTTTCTTTTAGGTCCTCCCCATTTTAATACTAGAAAATAAACAGGTATTAGGGTCAGTTCAAAAAACAGATAAAACGTAATCGGATTTTGTGCCATGAAAAAACCGTTCAATCCCGCAATGGTCAAAAATATTAATCCGAAATAAGCAGAATCTCTTTTTTCATAAATCAAAGAAGCTGCAAGTACCACGATCACAGTAATCAAACTCACCAGCAACAATGGCAATAATGACATAGTATCTACTGCAATATGAAAACTGTCTTTCAATCCTGGAATCCAGTCAAACTTGAAATTGTACAACTGATAGTGGTTGATCTTGAATTGGAGAAACAGGTACATGAAATAACTGAACTGAATCACGGCTCCGGCTCCTGAAATCCATATTGAATATCTCCGAGGCAAGACAAAACACAGCAGTGCAAAAACAATCGGCAACAGCAACAATATAGTCGAAGACAACATGTCAGATGATTTTTATTATGATGAAAAAAAGCAAAAGAACAAGTCCAATCACCATAGAGACCAGATACCAACTCAAATGCCCTGACTGCCACTTTGCAAAACTCGGTTTTCCTTCTACAAGAATTTTGTCGGGTATCATGACCACATCATGGACTCCTCGACTTTCAAATATCGTTCCGAGCCATTTAGAAAATTGATACCCCGGCTTTACAAATATTCTGTCATAAATTTCGTCGAGATAATATTTATTCTCCAGTAATCGCGATAAAAAATTGCCAGAACTTTCTTCCAATTCCCGGTAATTTTTAGTGTATTTTTTCCAGGTAAAAAATATTACGATGACCAATACCACCACAGTTACAACCCAGAGCATGATTTCAAAAAAATGAGATACGTGATGTTCTTTATACACCATAGCATACCGAATATATTCTTCCAATATATGAGGCTGGCCCATGATTTCAGGCATACCCATAAAACCACCTACAGCCGACAAAATGGCAAGAATGCATAAAGGTATGATCATGAGAGCAGGAGATTCGTGCGCATGGTCCCATTTGTGATGATCACCTCTATAGTTTCCGTGGAATGTCATAAAATACAATCTGAACATATACCAAGCTGTAAATACTGAGGCAATAGCCAGTATTATAAAAAACCAAATGGAATGCAAGTACACTTTGGCTAATATTTCATCCTTGGAAAAAAATCCCGCCAGTGGAGGCACGCCAGAGATGGCCAGGGTTCCAATCAAAAACACGAGGTGAGTCCACTTCATCTTTGATTTAAGACCTCCCATTTTTCGAATATCTTGTTCGCCACTGAGGCCGTGTATCACACTACCCGCAGACAGGAATAGTAATGCTTTGAAAAATGCATGTGTGACCACATGGAATATTGCCGTGGTATAGGCGCCTACTCCCAGAGCTGCTACCATATACCCAAGCTGACTCACGGTCGAATAGGCGAGTACTTTTTTGATATCGTTTTGTTTGAGTGCGATGCTCGCTGCAAGGATTGCGGTCAAAATACCTACGATAGTTACGATTTCCGAAACCATAGGCGTGGCAGCATAGAGTGGGCTCATTCTCGCTACTAAATAGATACCTGCTGTGACCATCGTCGCTGCATGAATCAACGCAGAAACAGGTGTGGGACCAGCCATCGCATCGGGCAACCAGGTAAAAAGTGGTATTTGAGCTGATTTACCGGTCACCCCAACAAAAAGTAAAAAGGCAACGGCGCTTGCGAATTTGTCGTTAGGTGCCAGCGTTTTGAAATGATCGTTGATGCGCAGTATATCTATGGATTCATAGTTACCAACAAGCATTGCAATAGCAAGTAAAAATCCCAAATCCCCAATGCGATTCATGATGAATGCCTTGCGAGCGGCAGCATTATATTCATCGTTGTCAAACCAAAATCCTATCAAAAGAAACGAACATAATCCAACACCTTCCCAACCCACAAACAAAACCAAGAGATTAGAACCCAGTACCAGAATGATCATAGAAAACAAAAACAAATTCAGATAAGAGAAAAATCTCCAATAACCTTTGTCGTGGTCCATGTATGAGCTTGAATATACATGTATCAGAAATCCAACACCGGTTATAACCATCAACATTGTGAGACTCAATTGGTCCATGTAAAATTCAAAATTCACATAAACATTTTTGCCATAGCGAAACCAATCCCAGAGCGTTACTTTATCACCTACCTGACCAACTGCCTGGATCGCAATAAACGTGGCTACAAAACTAATCAAGGGCATCAGACATGCAATCCATTTTACTAAAGTCGATGGCATCCTGCTGCCGAACAAGCCGTTGATGATAAATCCGATCAATGGTGGCCACAATATAAACTGCAAGATTAATTTTAGATCCATTTGATTTTACTTTTGTCTACAGGAGTGTGATTCATTTTGATATGATTAGGATCAGCCTCTGAGATTGTGAAACAAATCCACATTTGTTGTATTCAGGTTCTTGTACATCATCACAATGATAGCAAGTCCAACTGCTACTTCAGCTGCAGCAACAGCCATCGTAAAAAACACCATGATCTGTCCTGAGGGATCAGAATGATATGCAGAAACGGCTGCAAACATGAGGTTGACCGCATTGAGCATAATTTCGATAGACATGAATACGATGATGATATTCCTCCGAAACAAAACACCCATCATCCCTATTACAAATAAGGCTGCACTAAGGATAAGATAATGTCCAAGCGGGATCGTTCTTATAATTTCCGGTATTGATTGTTGCATGACAGTCTAGATTAAAGATTAAGGTATGCGAACCTGACTTGTTTCTGAAATTTCCTTTCTTCCCAGTAATACAACTCCTATCATCGCCACCAGGAACAGCACTGAACTTAACTCCATTGGCAATAGATAATCACGATAAAGTGTCATCCCCAATTTTTCGATTAAGCCGATGTCGTATTCATTCTTGTTATTTGTCGGAGACAAATTCTGTCCAAGTGCTGAAACCACAATAAGAAATAAACATCCACCTGAAATCAATGCAGCAAGTCCTGCTATCCAATTGCGATATATATTAAACTCTGTATTGAGATTGAGATACATGATGACAAATAAAAATAAAACCATGATCGCACCTGCGTAAACTACTACATTTACCAAAGCCAGAAACTGAGCATTGAGCAAAACATACTGCGCAGATATTGTAAAAAAAGTAAATACAAGATACAACACTGACCGGATAGGGTTCTGAGACAATATTACCATCAATGCGCCGATCACAGACAGACAAGACAACAAATAAAATATCCACTCAATTTTCATCAGTTCTTGGATTTAATTGGTTCAACCAATCTGTCTTTGCCATATCTAAAATCATCTCTTTCAAAACTTGGTGGAACCATGACGTCATTTTGCAAAAAGATAGCTGCTTTAGGACAAGCTTCTTCACAAAAACCACAAAATATACAGCGCAGCATATTGATTTCATACACTGAAGCATATTTTTCTTCTCTGTATAACTGCTTCTCCTCCGGTTTCCTTTCTGCAGCAGTCATAGTAATCGCTTCTGCTGGACAAGCCAAAGCACATAAACCACAAGCAGTGCATCGCTCTGCACCATTCTCGTCGCGCTTCAGGATGTGTTGCCCTCTGAAAACTTTACTCATCGGACGCTTCTGCTCCGGATATTGTATGGTTGCTTTTTTCTTAAAAAAATGAGATATGGTAATTCCCATACCTTTGAGTATAGCAGGCAGATACATTTTCTCTGCCAGATTCATAGGCTTACGCTCCATGACTTTTCTCCTTTCCGTCAGTTGCATATTCAATGATGAATAGAATGAGTTAAACAAAAAATTACATTTTCTTTCATATTGGCATATTCATTATCCTTTCCACAATATGATGATTCCAGAGACTAAAATATTGATGACCGAAAGTGGAATTAAAATCTTCCATCCCAGATTCATCAATTGATCATAACGAAATCTAGGCAATGTCCATCTGACCCACATGAACAAAAAAATGAAAAAGAAAATTTTTCCAAACAGCACACAAATACTCAATACTGTTTTTAACATACCGGGATCCATTTCGCTAACAAATGGAAACTGATATCCTCCAAAAAACAATGTTGCAATCACAGCACTGCTTATAAACATATTGATGTATTCTGCAAAAAGAAAAAATCCTAGTTTCATTGAGGAATATTCAGTATGATATCCTCCTACCAATTCCGTTTCACATTCAGGTAAATCAAATGGTGCACGATTTGTCTCAGCAAAGGCACAAATAATAAAAATTAAAAAAGCCAGAGGCTGATAAAATACATTCCAATGCCAGCCACTTTGTTGATTTACGATTTCACGTAAAGAAAGAGTTCCGGTCATCATCACGAGTGCAACAATGGATAAGCCCATTG from Saprospiraceae bacterium includes these protein-coding regions:
- the nuoH gene encoding NADH-quinone oxidoreductase subunit NuoH, giving the protein MSEWMIKTIFIVVIFSISLFVAMYSTYAERKVAAFLQDRLGPNRAGPFGILQPLADGVKLFFKEEFIPLKSDRWLFLMGPGFFMLTALMTSAVIPFGPDFSHEGKGISLQATDLNVGLLYIFGVVSLGVYGVLIGGWASNNKFSLLGAIRAASQNISYELAMGLSIVALVMMTGTLSLREIVNQQSGWHWNVFYQPLAFLIFIICAFAETNRAPFDLPECETELVGGYHTEYSSMKLGFFLFAEYINMFISSAVIATLFFGGYQFPFVSEMDPGMLKTVLSICVLFGKIFFFIFLFMWVRWTLPRFRYDQLMNLGWKILIPLSVINILVSGIIILWKG
- a CDS encoding aldehyde dehydrogenase, yielding MLAKLQNYINGSHQPPLKENYMDNTNPATGEIISLIPISDALDVDMAVRSARQAAQSWKSSSGELRFRILSRIADLIDRDIEALALAETNDTGKPLHVSRSVDIPRAASNFRFFATAAMQFSSESHWMPGKAINYTLRQPIGIVACISPWNLPLYLFSWKIAPALAAGNCVISKPSELSPTTAMMLGKICTEAGLPSGVLNIILGDGPTTGQAIIDHEDISAISFTGGTKTGAHIATQAAPRFKKLSLELGGKNPCIIFEDCDYELTLREVQRLSFSNQGQICLCGSRILIQESIYNKFRDDLVSRIQALRIGDPLIAETQIGSVISSAHAEKVMSYISLAQQEGGKILCGGSRYQVEGRCSNGNFIRPTILENLGPNCRTNMEEIFGPVISLQVFKDEEEALQLANASRYGLASTVWTSDLQKAHRMAEKLNTGIVWINCWLLRDLRTPFGGMNDSGVGREGGWEAMKFFTEAKNVCIKTERNS
- a CDS encoding NADH-quinone oxidoreductase subunit I; protein product: MQLTERRKVMERKPMNLAEKMYLPAILKGMGITISHFFKKKATIQYPEQKRPMSKVFRGQHILKRDENGAERCTACGLCALACPAEAITMTAAERKPEEKQLYREEKYASVYEINMLRCIFCGFCEEACPKAAIFLQNDVMVPPSFERDDFRYGKDRLVEPIKSKN
- a CDS encoding TIGR04282 family arsenosugar biosynthesis glycosyltransferase gives rise to the protein MEKSEIALVVFLKNAIAGKVKTRIAATTDDRTALEVYSELTKRTIELIYQLEASTYLYFSDHIPHDFEALKEAVKRLQYGHDLGARMSGAISECLSDHRAAVIIGSDCPYLTSEIVDKAFLKLNEVDFVIGPACDGGYYLIGMRAHHPDIFENIEWSTSNVLRETINRIKNSGYSYHLLPELEDIDSWEQWIKYKIHIS
- the nuoK gene encoding NADH-quinone oxidoreductase subunit NuoK encodes the protein MQQSIPEIIRTIPLGHYLILSAALFVIGMMGVLFRRNIIIVFMSIEIMLNAVNLMFAAVSAYHSDPSGQIMVFFTMAVAAAEVAVGLAIIVMMYKNLNTTNVDLFHNLRG
- a CDS encoding NADH-quinone oxidoreductase subunit N; translated protein: MLTIIILTVAAVLILFLGFARQRGLILPVAMLALVASLVAMHYPEWTETSILTGMLHFDLTSFVLCILQFVFALCIIPFLHQFRQRGNEELGDITGLFLLALIGGMIMVSYQNFIMMFLGIEILSISMYVLAGADRRRITSNEAAIKYFIMGSFASAILLFGIGAIYASTGSLSFGNVLPGMDKFYQIGVLFVLSGLAFKIALVPFHFWAPDVYEGTPTIFTAIMSSIVKIAGFGALLQYLKLSSATLPEWVFWFLLLIALVTIVVGNIMAYNQTSVKRILAYSGIVQAGFILIAVLKITPQTEKILIYYLIAYGAASLITFLITHFVERQSGSDHLDSFGGLLKANPLLGILMIIALISLGGGPLTAGFMAKFLVLREAVGLGFLSLAFVALVAAVISVYYYFKIINAIASPSGDHSWSVSWRYNSVLLVLTLILILFGIAPSLVMMHI
- the nuoL gene encoding NADH-quinone oxidoreductase subunit L, whose translation is MDLKLILQFILWPPLIGFIINGLFGSRMPSTLVKWIACLMPLISFVATFIAIQAVGQVGDKVTLWDWFRYGKNVYVNFEFYMDQLSLTMLMVITGVGFLIHVYSSSYMDHDKGYWRFFSYLNLFLFSMIILVLGSNLLVLFVGWEGVGLCSFLLIGFWFDNDEYNAAARKAFIMNRIGDLGFLLAIAMLVGNYESIDILRINDHFKTLAPNDKFASAVAFLLFVGVTGKSAQIPLFTWLPDAMAGPTPVSALIHAATMVTAGIYLVARMSPLYAATPMVSEIVTIVGILTAILAASIALKQNDIKKVLAYSTVSQLGYMVAALGVGAYTTAIFHVVTHAFFKALLFLSAGSVIHGLSGEQDIRKMGGLKSKMKWTHLVFLIGTLAISGVPPLAGFFSKDEILAKVYLHSIWFFIILAIASVFTAWYMFRLYFMTFHGNYRGDHHKWDHAHESPALMIIPLCILAILSAVGGFMGMPEIMGQPHILEEYIRYAMVYKEHHVSHFFEIMLWVVTVVVLVIVIFFTWKKYTKNYRELEESSGNFLSRLLENKYYLDEIYDRIFVKPGYQFSKWLGTIFESRGVHDVVMIPDKILVEGKPSFAKWQSGHLSWYLVSMVIGLVLLLFFIIIKII
- a CDS encoding NADH-quinone oxidoreductase subunit M; amino-acid sequence: MLSSTILLLLPIVFALLCFVLPRRYSIWISGAGAVIQFSYFMYLFLQFKINHYQLYNFKFDWIPGLKDSFHIAVDTMSLLPLLLVSLITVIVVLAASLIYEKRDSAYFGLIFLTIAGLNGFFMAQNPITFYLFFELTLIPVYFLVLKWGGPKRKKAVFTFFIYTVFGSFLLLAAIFYIYSFVGINLMTSWSFLYNNHFPVQHQYWMAIVFFIAFGIKAPVFPFHTWQVNLYEQADKPSVILIAALLSKMGVFGFLRFNFITQDVIPKLSFYLIVICVVGVVYGAVVAWRQTNLSRLLAYASMSHMSLLVAGTLTVYEEAYKGAIFQILAHGIAIAGLFFVADVFQRKTGSDNLDANSGMARVQPRFATYYFILVLAAIGLPLTSGFIGEFIMITNVTKFNKIAGAFAGLTIIYGAVYMLQCYQRSMFGKRHDERYQNFQLSLQEDYIFIVLTVLVIALGFFPSKWIDLTAYAIGQFGEYFKY
- a CDS encoding NADH-quinone oxidoreductase subunit J, coding for MKIEWIFYLLSCLSVIGALMVILSQNPIRSVLYLVFTFFTISAQYVLLNAQFLALVNVVVYAGAIMVLFLFVIMYLNLNTEFNIYRNWIAGLAALISGGCLFLIVVSALGQNLSPTNNKNEYDIGLIEKLGMTLYRDYLLPMELSSVLFLVAMIGVVLLGRKEISETSQVRIP